GAGGTATGTTTTGGCCAGTTAGTATTGACATCTTAGAATCTTGATGGTGCATGTGCTCTAAGAGGCCATCTTCAGAAGGCTGATGGAACTATACTACAGAAGCTGTGAAACAGGTTGTACTGACCAGGGCAGGCTTTCCTAGAGAAGCCTCAGCTATTGCTTTCATAGTTTCCATTTCCAAGGAGACAAGGGCCTGTTTGGTGTGCAGAGAGACTATCAAGGAAGCAGATGAAGGGCAGGGAAAGAGCCTTCAGTACTCATGCCACTGCCAGAGGAATGTCATCTTACCCAAAGACAGCTTTTGGAATAGGAAGGGGCCCCAGGCATGTAGGCCCAGGACCGTTTGCTGGCACCAGTGCCGTGTCTGAGGCTCAAGATGAGCTCAGGAGGATACACACTGGCTGGGCATGTCGGCTGTCGGGAAGACAGCTCCAGGGTCCTGTGTCCTTAGACCATTTCAGATTCTACTCAAGAGGTAGAGCAACCTTGGGTTGTTGCAGATACATgacacccccagcccccatcttCTCCATTTGCCATCTGCACTTCAATCAAGACTGACATAACTAAAGTGGAGGGCAAAACTGGAGTTCAATTGTCTCATCCTGGACTGAGAGGATGACCAGCACCCACCTTTCTTGGTTCAGCTGCCTAACACCTTTCTTTTCACAGACTGTGGCTCTCAGCAAGCTCAGCTTTCAGGGGTGATAGTAGTATCCAGAAAGCACTGCTGTGGGAGTAGTCCCAGGTTGCCTAAACCCAGTTCTGAGCAGGGTAAGTCCACACAGTATGGTTACCACTACTAGGGCAGGTCTAGCAGGGAATGCTCAGCATAGAGCTTTTGGGAGATGTCATACACATGCTCGATGAAGGGCAGGGCCTCTCCTAGCATCTCCACTGCTTGCTCAGAGGACTCCATATTCATGGCCTCAAGGAAGACCTTGCGTGAGGGTAAGGCACAGAAGGCCACAGTGACAGCTTGACGTACTATCCAGGAGTGATAGGTAGCCAGTGTGGCATTGTAGGCCTCACTGCAGAGTGTGGAGGTACGAGCATCCTCAGAGCTGGTGCGCAGGCCATCCAGGAACAGCTGTAGCCAGTGCAGAGCACGATGCAGGCGCAGCACAGTCCGGCAGCCTGAGTGAGGGTGTCGGGGGTGGGAACGGTGATCCATGTCCACCAGCTTGTTGCTCACCTCGTAGGCTACCATGGACTGCAAGCTAGTGTAGTGTTCAGACTGTGGGCTGCTTCTCAGACGCTCCATTATCTGCAGCTTTGAGACCACATCCTTGGAAATGAATGAGAAGACAGCTCCCAGGCTGTTCAGAAACCTGTGAAAGGAAGTATAAATTTGAAGCTCTACTCATACTGGCAGCAATCCTGTAGTACAGGGAAGATACCTTGAGCCTGCTGAAGCACTTGTCTGTCTGGTGGCAATGACAGGAAAGCCAGATGGAAACAGTCTGCTAGCTGGTCCCATCCTCCTATGCCATGTGGGATGCAGATGCCCCATGTGGACTCTGGCTGGCAAAGCTGCTACCTTCAGCAGCCTCAATAAACGCACCTGACAAGTCCCTTCCAGCTGGCAATGTAGTGGTCCAGCAGCACTTCTCCCTTGTCAGTGAGACACTGCTTGAAGCTGACCAGGACAACTTTAAGGTTGAAATCTTTCTCTGAGTCATCCATCTTCCAACACAAGCTGAAATAGTTTCACACAGAACGTGTAGTCATCATGGTGGATTAGCTCATTCTGTGGTTCATTTTCTCAGGAAGAGATTGGGAAGAAGATCTGAAAGAAATAGTGCAGTGctaaaactgtcttctgagaatCATGGTGAAGTTCTATTCCTTTACCTGAGTGCCTTCACCAGGAACCACAAGTTTTTTCACAAGCCAGTTTGACCCTGCTGTCCAGTTTAATCCTGTACCCACAGACCTTGTCATAGCTGCTCCTTGTCATTCAGGCTAGTAATCTGTTCCTGACCTGAGACTCCACGGCTGCACTGATGGCATCTGCTGTTGcttcttacatttttgtttttttctcttcctagagCATGTTTCGTGCATTAGGGGAATTTTCCTAAAAGGCAGGCATAATCCTGGATCCTGGCCACACCTGGACCTCACTGTATTAGGCCAGCATTCTGATGGGAAGTTGcactaaaacaaaaacagggactttaaataaaacaagtgatTCTCACACAAGGGGGAAGCGGAGAGATGGCTTTCCCTTCCTTTATCTGGGGTGTATTCCCCAAATTAAAGCAGAGGCTGTGGGTTGGCATCtgctagacagacagatgggataCTCCTGTTGTTGAAATGGTATGTGTCCCCAAAAACCAGGGTAGCTGGACCAAAGGTCATACCACATACAAAGGATTGCTACAAGTTCTCCCACTAGCTctagagaacattctggaagtGGTCTAGGATAAAGGCCTTAAGGTAAGGCTGGGCTCTGTATTCTGTAAGCATTTTTACAGTCACTCCACAAATTTAGTCTCCacacttatttgcttatttatttatttatttatttatagttgtaGGGACTGAACCTAAGGGCCTCTTGTATGCTGGACAGGTAATAGCCTAGGCAGGCCTTTAACTTCCTTTTgaaatttggtttttcaagacaagatttctctgtgtaaccctggctgtcctgaagcttactctgtaaatcaggctggccttgaactcagatctgcctgcctctgtctcctaagtgctgggattaaaggcgtgagccacagGCTAGGCCTTTTACTttcaatctttctgcttcccgagtagctagaacttcaagtttGGGCCACTAGGCTCCTTTTGTGTTCACATATTGGATGGGTCACTCTAAGCACCCAGCCTCTACCTTTCCTGCTATCTTAACAGCCTTGCCTTGATGTCCAGGACCAACTCTGTGGGATGTGGCTGCATTACATTTATGTCCAACATTTACCACCAGTCCTGGAGATTCTTGTGGATTCCTGCCTTAACCTCTGTACCATCAGGGCTTCAAAAACCCACCCCTATCCAGTGTGCAACATCTGTGTGcaagttttttctttccttcacacaGTCCTATGTCTCAGTTCTTCCGCTCTGGGAATGTGGTCTGCATGTCTTCCCGGTCCATGTAAGTGGTGACAGGGCCCCATGGGTTGGACTGGATGCCTGTCGCAAGTTCCAGACTTAGGAGATGGGCTCACCTTGTGTTTAGGTGTCAG
Above is a window of Mus pahari chromosome 6, PAHARI_EIJ_v1.1, whole genome shotgun sequence DNA encoding:
- the Cptp gene encoding ceramide-1-phosphate transfer protein, whose amino-acid sequence is MDDSEKDFNLKVVLVSFKQCLTDKGEVLLDHYIASWKGLVRFLNSLGAVFSFISKDVVSKLQIMERLRSSPQSEHYTSLQSMVAYEVSNKLVDMDHRSHPRHPHSGCRTVLRLHRALHWLQLFLDGLRTSSEDARTSTLCSEAYNATLATYHSWIVRQAVTVAFCALPSRKVFLEAMNMESSEQAVEMLGEALPFIEHVYDISQKLYAEHSLLDLP